The following coding sequences lie in one Candidatus Nitrospira allomarina genomic window:
- a CDS encoding DegT/DnrJ/EryC1/StrS family aminotransferase codes for MNVPLLDLKSQFASIKKDIQVVLEEVCAEQSFILGAHVQNLEQTLATYIGTDQAIGVASGSDALLLSLMEVGVQPGDRVVTVPFTFFASAGVISRLHARPVFVDVTPDTFNLDPTRLGDSLTSDVKAILPVHLFGQCADMEMILQIADAQGIPVIEDACQAIGASRNGVRAGAFGHTGGFSFFPSKNLGGFGDGGLITTRDPRVAERLRLLRVHGSRSEYHHHLIGINSRLDALQAAILQVKFQHLAEWTAKRQSHASTYQQMFQAYGLDERVTVPIVASGNSHVYNQFTIRTSERDELSAYLTHHGIGNRIYYPVPLHLQECYQDLGYHKGDFPVSEQLSQEVLSLPIYPELTQDQLQYVVDTIKLFFDRR; via the coding sequence GTGAATGTTCCCCTTCTTGATTTGAAATCCCAATTCGCCAGCATCAAAAAGGACATCCAGGTGGTGTTGGAAGAGGTGTGCGCGGAGCAAAGTTTTATTCTGGGCGCCCACGTTCAGAACCTGGAGCAGACCCTAGCGACATACATTGGCACAGACCAGGCGATTGGGGTGGCTTCAGGAAGCGATGCGTTGTTGTTGTCGTTGATGGAGGTGGGAGTTCAGCCGGGCGATCGTGTTGTGACGGTCCCCTTTACATTTTTCGCGTCTGCAGGAGTGATTTCCCGGCTTCATGCGCGTCCGGTGTTTGTCGATGTGACGCCTGATACGTTTAATCTCGATCCCACACGGTTAGGGGATAGCCTCACTTCAGATGTCAAAGCCATTCTTCCGGTCCATCTCTTTGGACAATGTGCGGATATGGAAATGATTCTTCAGATTGCCGATGCACAGGGAATCCCGGTTATTGAGGATGCCTGCCAGGCCATCGGTGCGTCTCGAAACGGTGTCCGGGCCGGAGCCTTCGGACACACGGGGGGCTTCAGCTTTTTCCCATCGAAAAATTTAGGGGGATTTGGCGACGGCGGGTTGATTACGACTCGAGACCCGCGGGTGGCCGAGCGACTACGACTCTTGCGTGTGCATGGGAGCCGATCAGAATATCATCATCATTTAATCGGGATAAACAGTCGGTTGGATGCGCTGCAAGCGGCCATTCTTCAGGTGAAATTTCAGCATTTGGCTGAGTGGACCGCGAAGCGCCAATCGCATGCGTCCACTTACCAACAGATGTTTCAGGCCTACGGTCTTGATGAGCGAGTGACCGTGCCGATCGTGGCATCCGGCAATAGTCATGTTTACAATCAGTTCACCATTCGCACCTCGGAGCGAGATGAACTCAGTGCCTACCTGACCCACCATGGAATAGGCAATCGCATTTATTATCCTGTCCCTCTTCATCTTCAGGAATGTTACCAGGATCTCGGGTATCATAAAGGCGATTTTCCGGTCTCGGAACAGCTCTCCCAAGAGGTGCTCTCTCTTCCCATTTATCCGGAACTCACCCAGGACCAACTCCAGTATGTGGTCGACACGATCAAACTATTTTTTGATCGACGTTAA